The segment TTAGCGAACGCGGCGACATTCGTTCAGAATTGGGCGATCCGCAAGGGGCACTCTCTGATTACAGTCGGGCGATCGAGATGAACCCCAACGATGCCGATGCCCATTACAATCGTGGGTTGCTACGGGCAGAGCTTGGCAACCGCCAGTCTGCACTGGAAGATTTTCGTCGTGCTGCCGAACTCTACATGCAAATGGGTTCTGCTCAGGGCTATCGCAACGCCCTGGCTGAAATCAACCGATTGCGTTAGAACTTAACCCCTCGATACCGGGTTTGTCGTCGCAGCCGATAGTATTCAGCAAACCGTGGAATATCTCCGCGATGCCCCATCACGATCACCGTATCTCCCTCTAGCAAAGGGGTTTGATGCTCGGGATGGATGATGTTTCTGCCATCGGCTCGACGCAATGCCACAACGATAAACGTCCCCTTACCCTGAATTTCAAGGTCGCTGATAATCCCCCCAATGAGGGGTGAGCCTTTAGCAATAGCAAGTTCATCAATCTGCACATCAATCTGAGCTAACAACTCATTCAAATTGCTACGCCCATCATTCGGGTCGAGCAGATCGAGTGCAGCGGGATGGGTAATCATGTGCGCCATCCGCAATGCCCCGATCGCTGCTGGGAGAACGACATGATCGGCTCCTGCCTGTTTTAGTTTCTTCTCTGTGCTGGGGAACTCACCTCGCGCCAAGATCACTAAACTTGGATTCAACCCCCGTGCGGTCAGCGTGATAAACACATTCAACGCATCTTCTGACAAGACAGTTGCCAATACCTTGGCACGACGAATTCCCGCTGTCTCTAGCACTACTTCATCGGTTGCATCCCCCGTCAACACCAGATAGCCAAGTGTCTCAGCTTCAGCAATGCGATCGACATTGTTATCAATGACGACAAATGACTGCCCCGTCTCTCGCATTTGGCGTGACAGAATCTGTCCCATGCGCCCAAAGCCACAAATCACCACATGCTGTTGCAGCGTTTCAATCTCTCGCATCATTCGTCTCGCATCCAGTGCCCGATTAATTTCACCCTCTGTCACCATTTGAATGAATCCCCCCACGATATACACCGCTGATGACGTTCCTGCCACAATCACCAAAATGGTAAACACTCTCAACGCAGGAGAGACAATTGGTCTAACCTCGCCATAGCCCACCCCAAACACTGTAATCACCACCATATAGACGGCATCCAGGAGCGACCACCCTGCCATCATGTAACCTGCTACTGCAATGATGATCGTGAGGGAAAAGACAAGCGTGCCAAAGAGAATGCGGCGGAACGATTGATGCATACAGAAATGCTCATCAGCAGGGGGTAATCCTAAACATAGCTGTATCTCAAACCTGCATCTGTATTAGAAGGCGAACTTACATCAGAAGTCGAAATAGATGTAGGGGGGCATCTCATTGGGTGCCAATAACCAGGCTGCAAATAGACAAATCGGCACCAGCACAATCTTAATGGGGAGATTCAGTTGCAACTTAAACCCTCGCTGAATCGTATAAGCAATTCCCATCGCCACCATCACACCCGCTAACAAGACCGCAATGTGCGATCGCTCCATATTCAACGTTTCCACGTAAATCTTCTGGGCAAACTGGATGTCTCCTACATGCCCCCAGAGGCGTTGCACCATCAACCCTGAATCCCGGAAGTCAGGCAAGCGAAAGAAAATCCAGGCAAAGAAGACGCTGACTTGAGTCACTAACCAGGCGATCGCAACTCCTGGAACAGTCTTCCAAAATTGCTTTAAAGGTGTCCACTGGTTCGATAGGGAATCGGTCAACCGATGAATCACCAAAAATAGACCGTGTAATCCCCCCCACACCACAAACCCCCAAGCGGCTCCATGCCAAATACCTGCAATCAGCATGACAATCAACAGGTTCAGGCAAGTTCTCACCAATCCTTGACGCGACCCACCCAATGGGAAATAGAGGTAATTCCGCAACCAGTCCCCCAGGGTCATGTGCCATCGTCGCCAAAAATCAGCAATACTGGTTGTCAAATAGGGAAAGTTAAAGTTTTGCGGTAACTCAATTCCCAACAGCAACGCACTGCCACGAGCTACATCCACATACCCACTAAAGTCCAGGTAAAGCTGTAGACCATAGGCAAAGGTTGCTAACCATAAGTCGCCACTGCCCGCCCGCTCTAAATTGTCAAAACTGAGATTAACCAGGGTCGCCAAATGATCTGCTAGCAGAAGTTTCTTAACTGCACCGGAGGCG is part of the Oscillatoria sp. FACHB-1407 genome and harbors:
- a CDS encoding MBOAT family O-acyltransferase, encoding MAFLSIIYGLFLLSVLGVYWSVERRSLKLGILLLASLVFYSSLQIQYIPLLLVMMFITFRLGIALSAPVDWRIENENWEFAQQDWGRRRLKLLIVGIVLNVLLLLGFKYVPFLLSSVGVLFQLPAMQANAEWVGQQLIAPLGISFFCFECIAYLIDVYRGAPATYDLLKFSAYKLFFAKLISGPITRFHPLAAQFQSLQFPAAAQIVEGLWLIASGAVKKLLLADHLATLVNLSFDNLERAGSGDLWLATFAYGLQLYLDFSGYVDVARGSALLLGIELPQNFNFPYLTTSIADFWRRWHMTLGDWLRNYLYFPLGGSRQGLVRTCLNLLIVMLIAGIWHGAAWGFVVWGGLHGLFLVIHRLTDSLSNQWTPLKQFWKTVPGVAIAWLVTQVSVFFAWIFFRLPDFRDSGLMVQRLWGHVGDIQFAQKIYVETLNMERSHIAVLLAGVMVAMGIAYTIQRGFKLQLNLPIKIVLVPICLFAAWLLAPNEMPPYIYFDF
- a CDS encoding potassium channel family protein, giving the protein MHQSFRRILFGTLVFSLTIIIAVAGYMMAGWSLLDAVYMVVITVFGVGYGEVRPIVSPALRVFTILVIVAGTSSAVYIVGGFIQMVTEGEINRALDARRMMREIETLQQHVVICGFGRMGQILSRQMRETGQSFVVIDNNVDRIAEAETLGYLVLTGDATDEVVLETAGIRRAKVLATVLSEDALNVFITLTARGLNPSLVILARGEFPSTEKKLKQAGADHVVLPAAIGALRMAHMITHPAALDLLDPNDGRSNLNELLAQIDVQIDELAIAKGSPLIGGIISDLEIQGKGTFIVVALRRADGRNIIHPEHQTPLLEGDTVIVMGHRGDIPRFAEYYRLRRQTRYRGVKF